From Chitinophagales bacterium, the proteins below share one genomic window:
- a CDS encoding TraB/GumN family protein: MKKLSHCKFKVCKFQSILSLFSLYLLIGSCCVAQGNSLLWEISGNGIHSPSYLYGTMHSRDNRVFHLADSVMIKFEKCEAFAMEVVIDNALQGKVMDAILMDSSHSLIRLLNEAQFDSVDAYCKKNFGYSISFFNKVKPIYTAVLLSQAESEDNDSLHAKKLLFLDQYLQTMAMHQHKKIYGLETAEEQLLIFDALSYKDQACILMQTIRKTGSDVSEYEEMMKYYTGNNLVKMMEFENDFSLPDTLFNALFTRRNHRMCEHIDSIIKSFSTFIAVGAGHLGGEKGLVSLLREKGFTVIPVIPSYKNYLETGWYQFTSPQNLFTIQFPEPPELTVDRRDSLDLFLYTSPIAVTEKSNLYSVYIINYTNIKPDSEKFFFENPSALFPDETVIPGHVEKILWNDWPARSTTYVMKGGKMITVLAIQMKNKLVILKAEDTKKITRLNRERFYNSFKLVS; the protein is encoded by the coding sequence ATGAAGAAGCTATCACATTGTAAGTTTAAAGTATGTAAGTTTCAATCTATATTGTCTTTATTTTCCCTTTATCTTCTGATAGGTTCTTGCTGCGTGGCACAGGGAAATTCCTTATTGTGGGAAATTTCAGGTAATGGGATTCATTCACCTTCATACCTGTATGGCACTATGCATTCCCGCGACAACCGGGTATTCCATTTGGCCGATTCAGTGATGATAAAGTTCGAAAAATGCGAGGCCTTTGCTATGGAAGTCGTAATAGACAATGCACTGCAGGGAAAAGTGATGGATGCAATTTTAATGGATTCATCCCATTCCTTGATCCGATTATTGAATGAAGCCCAGTTTGATTCAGTGGATGCTTACTGTAAAAAAAACTTTGGATATAGCATCTCATTTTTCAATAAGGTAAAACCAATATATACAGCTGTATTGTTATCACAGGCAGAAAGTGAAGACAATGACTCGCTGCATGCGAAGAAATTACTTTTCCTGGATCAGTATTTACAAACTATGGCGATGCACCAGCATAAAAAAATTTATGGACTGGAGACAGCAGAAGAACAGCTTCTTATTTTTGATGCACTCAGTTATAAAGATCAGGCTTGCATCCTGATGCAAACAATCCGGAAAACAGGAAGTGATGTTTCCGAATATGAAGAGATGATGAAATATTACACAGGTAATAATTTAGTAAAGATGATGGAGTTTGAAAATGACTTTTCATTACCCGATACCTTATTTAATGCATTGTTTACGCGGCGAAACCACCGCATGTGTGAGCACATTGATAGTATAATAAAGAGCTTTAGCACATTCATAGCCGTTGGCGCCGGACACCTTGGGGGTGAGAAAGGTTTGGTGAGCCTGCTTCGTGAAAAAGGATTTACTGTTATTCCTGTAATCCCTTCGTATAAAAATTATTTAGAAACCGGATGGTATCAGTTTACATCTCCGCAAAATCTTTTTACTATTCAATTTCCGGAGCCACCGGAATTAACAGTTGACCGGCGGGATTCTTTAGATCTGTTTCTTTACACAAGCCCTATTGCTGTCACAGAGAAGAGTAATTTATATTCCGTTTATATAATCAATTATACGAATATTAAGCCGGACTCTGAAAAATTTTTCTTTGAAAACCCTTCTGCGTTATTCCCGGATGAAACGGTTATTCCGGGGCACGTTGAGAAAATATTATGGAATGATTGGCCTGCCCGTTCAACTACCTATGTTATGAAGGGCGGAAAAATGATCACTGTTCTGGCGATTCAGATGAAAAACAAATTAGTAATACTAAAGGCAGAAGACACAAAGAAGATTACAAGGTTAAACCGGGAGCGTTTTTATAATTCATTTAAACTGGTCTCTTGA
- a CDS encoding cold shock domain-containing protein: MNTGKVKFFNKAKGFGFIVDDESGEEIFVHATGLINEINENDKVSFDVTEGKKGQNAINVRLIS, encoded by the coding sequence ATGAACACTGGAAAAGTAAAATTTTTTAATAAGGCAAAAGGCTTCGGCTTTATTGTGGATGATGAATCCGGAGAAGAAATCTTTGTACATGCCACAGGTCTGATCAATGAGATAAACGAAAATGACAAAGTTTCTTTTGATGTTACAGAAGGAAAAAAAGGACAAAATGCCATTAACGTAAGATTGATATCCTGA
- a CDS encoding cyanophycinase, with translation MGGSTDVDEAFEWMIDRSGGGDFVVIRATGTDAYNDYIYNLGKVNSVETIIITSIEMANKPSIESKIKNAEALFIAGGDQWDYVKFWKNTKVEDAINYLINTRHVPVGGTSAGCAILGHVYFSAQYGTVTSSQALNNPYDRRVTLGRDDFIDIPILQQTITDTHYDNPDRKGRHTVFLARMVQDWSMNAKGIGVEEETAVCIDANNIATVFGYGNGTAFFLQKTDLGPEVCQPNTKLTWNRNSQAVKIYKIENALNGNGSFNLNDWSTASGGTWSYFWVNEGIFHEE, from the coding sequence ATGGGTGGAAGCACCGATGTAGATGAAGCGTTTGAATGGATGATTGACCGCAGCGGTGGTGGAGACTTTGTAGTGATACGCGCAACGGGAACCGATGCCTATAACGATTATATCTATAACCTCGGTAAGGTAAACTCAGTAGAAACCATTATTATCACCTCCATAGAAATGGCCAATAAACCATCTATCGAATCAAAAATAAAAAATGCAGAGGCACTTTTTATTGCCGGAGGCGACCAGTGGGACTATGTAAAATTTTGGAAAAATACCAAAGTAGAAGATGCAATTAATTATTTGATTAACACCAGGCATGTGCCTGTCGGTGGTACGAGTGCAGGTTGCGCCATCCTCGGCCATGTTTATTTTTCGGCACAATATGGCACGGTCACTTCTTCGCAGGCCCTTAATAATCCTTACGACAGGAGAGTAACATTAGGCAGAGATGATTTTATTGATATTCCCATACTGCAGCAAACCATCACCGATACCCATTACGATAATCCGGATCGCAAGGGGCGGCATACTGTTTTCCTTGCGCGGATGGTACAGGATTGGAGTATGAATGCTAAAGGTATCGGCGTAGAGGAAGAAACAGCAGTGTGCATTGATGCGAATAATATCGCTACTGTTTTTGGCTATGGAAACGGAACTGCTTTCTTTCTGCAAAAAACTGATTTAGGACCGGAAGTATGTCAACCTAACACCAAGCTTACCTGGAACAGGAATAGCCAGGCGGTAAAAATTTATAAAATTGAAAATGCATTGAATGGAAATGGTTCTTTCAATCTTAATGATTGGAGCACCGCATCCGGCGGCACATGGAGTTATTTTTGGGTAAATGAAGGAATTTTTCATGAAGAATAA
- a CDS encoding threonylcarbamoyl-AMP synthase, giving the protein MRLPAEEASEFLTHGKVIAVPTETVYGLAALATNPQAIAKVFEIKNRPADNPLICHFYSLEQIEKFAASISGNTRFLIKHFSPGPISYLIDLPSESPLFFATCGRKQMIARIPDHPVFLTILKKINVPLAAPSANTSGRVSPTSIEMVEKDLGNNIDGSVDGGYSKIGLESTIIDARSVNQIIILRPGAIGETEIQTILPDVSIQRVTSANSAEATPGSRYTHYAPKTPIYWLPEEHRLVSNAIILHTDEQLKDFKSEQGKYFSKNNIHLVSLGSVNNLPELAQHFYERLSSIDLLQLPIAFMLKVNWGNSSLSKAIENRMDKIIQHSEF; this is encoded by the coding sequence TTGAGGCTGCCTGCTGAGGAAGCTTCTGAATTTTTAACGCACGGTAAAGTTATAGCCGTTCCCACTGAAACCGTGTACGGATTGGCCGCGCTCGCAACAAATCCGCAGGCAATAGCTAAGGTTTTTGAAATTAAAAACCGCCCGGCAGATAATCCGCTGATATGCCATTTTTATTCCCTTGAACAAATAGAAAAATTTGCTGCATCTATTTCCGGTAATACCAGATTTTTGATTAAACACTTTTCCCCCGGACCAATCAGCTACCTGATTGATTTACCCTCAGAGTCACCCCTCTTCTTTGCAACCTGCGGCAGGAAACAAATGATTGCGCGTATCCCGGATCATCCGGTCTTTCTTACTATACTAAAAAAGATAAATGTGCCTCTTGCAGCGCCAAGCGCAAATACTTCAGGAAGAGTTTCGCCTACTTCGATTGAAATGGTAGAAAAAGATTTAGGTAACAATATTGATGGCTCAGTTGATGGCGGTTATTCAAAAATTGGCTTAGAATCCACTATCATAGATGCACGCTCAGTAAATCAAATTATTATACTTCGCCCGGGAGCTATTGGTGAAACAGAAATACAAACCATTTTACCCGATGTTTCTATACAAAGGGTTACTTCAGCCAATAGTGCCGAAGCAACGCCCGGATCCAGGTATACACATTATGCCCCAAAAACGCCGATCTATTGGTTACCTGAGGAACACCGACTTGTTTCAAATGCCATAATACTTCACACAGATGAACAGTTAAAAGATTTTAAATCTGAACAGGGAAAATATTTTTCTAAAAATAATATACACCTGGTAAGCCTTGGTTCAGTAAACAATTTACCAGAACTTGCACAGCATTTTTATGAACGCTTGTCTTCCATTGATTTATTGCAGTTGCCAATAGCATTCATGCTTAAAGTCAATTGGGGAAACTCTTCACTAAGCAAAGCAATAGAAAACAGGATGGACAAAATAATTCAGCATTCGGAATTTTAA
- a CDS encoding TfoX/Sxy family protein, with translation MAYNPKLATRVREALTGILNVEEKRMFRGIAFMVNGKMCISVGDDEIMCRIDPALHNAAVEKKGCRTVKMRGREYKGWVLISKEGMKSKKDLNYWISLALDFNVAAKATKKRK, from the coding sequence ATGGCATATAATCCAAAGCTTGCTACAAGAGTAAGAGAAGCACTTACCGGCATTTTAAATGTAGAAGAAAAAAGAATGTTTAGGGGCATCGCTTTTATGGTAAATGGAAAAATGTGTATAAGCGTTGGTGATGATGAAATAATGTGCCGCATTGATCCCGCTTTGCACAATGCAGCAGTAGAAAAGAAAGGTTGCAGAACAGTAAAAATGCGGGGACGGGAATACAAAGGATGGGTACTTATCAGTAAAGAAGGAATGAAATCAAAAAAAGATTTAAATTATTGGATCAGTCTTGCTCTTGACTTCAACGTAGCAGCTAAAGCCACTAAAAAAAGAAAGTAG